In Aquiflexum balticum DSM 16537, a single genomic region encodes these proteins:
- a CDS encoding nucleotidyl transferase AbiEii/AbiGii toxin family protein yields the protein MKLHQNTQLFGDAVRITAQQMNIPPEFVEKDYWVTYALFTIFNHPSGVGKDTVFKGGTALSKCYNMIERFSEDIDLIVFRHEGETDSKLKSKLKAISTVVETVLPEVHIEGITHKMGMNRKTAHSYKKEFKGDYGQVRDLIILESTWLGYYEPYTTKSIVSFVGQMMLDNSQSDIAKENGLLPFDLLALGPIRTICEKIMSLVRFSYGENPIDDLKKKIRHTYDLHKLLKQDVILAFFHSIAFDEMLLKVANDDVKSFKNNNKWLIHHPNEALVFKDLENVWSELKTIYSGDFKNLVYGELPKEEAVLETLKMIQEKLKTISWTIKIEAKE from the coding sequence ATGAAACTGCATCAAAATACACAACTGTTTGGAGATGCGGTAAGGATTACGGCACAGCAAATGAATATCCCACCCGAGTTTGTAGAAAAAGACTATTGGGTTACCTATGCTTTGTTTACGATTTTCAATCACCCATCTGGCGTGGGCAAAGACACAGTGTTTAAGGGCGGAACAGCACTATCTAAGTGTTACAATATGATAGAACGCTTTTCCGAAGACATTGATTTGATAGTATTTAGACATGAAGGAGAAACAGACAGCAAGTTAAAATCTAAATTAAAAGCAATAAGCACGGTTGTAGAAACCGTATTGCCCGAAGTACATATTGAAGGTATTACTCATAAAATGGGCATGAACCGGAAAACGGCACACTCCTACAAAAAAGAATTTAAAGGCGATTACGGACAAGTAAGAGATCTCATAATTTTGGAATCAACTTGGCTGGGATATTACGAACCATACACCACCAAAAGTATCGTTTCATTTGTTGGTCAAATGATGTTGGATAATAGTCAGTCTGATATTGCCAAAGAAAACGGGTTACTTCCTTTTGACTTATTGGCATTAGGACCCATTAGAACCATTTGCGAAAAAATAATGAGCTTGGTTCGTTTTTCTTATGGTGAAAATCCGATAGATGATTTAAAGAAAAAGATAAGACACACTTACGATTTGCATAAGTTACTTAAGCAAGATGTAATTTTAGCATTCTTTCATTCAATAGCTTTTGATGAAATGCTTTTGAAAGTAGCAAATGATGATGTTAAAAGTTTTAAAAACAACAATAAATGGTTGATTCATCATCCTAATGAAGCACTCGTTTTCAAAGACTTGGAAAATGTATGGAGTGAGTTGAAAACAATTTATAGCGGTGACTTTAAAAACTTGGTGTATGGAGAATTACCAAAAGAAGAAGCCGTTTTGGAAACTTTAAAAATGATTCAAGAAAAATTAAAAACAATTTCTTGGACAATAAAAATTGAAGCCAAGGAATGA
- a CDS encoding DUF6088 family protein: MIPEGKTFGYADLRIAKEEYQTAAKALERLQAKGIIRKISKGVFYKPEQTVFGELKPDYSEQLRPYLFENGKRIAYETGYSLYNQMGLTTQMAFRIKIASRSKRISINRGALKADAVKSYAEVTEANYELLGFLDAIKDIKRIPDCPVSQAVKILSSKISKLNEKQISDLVKYALLYPTRVRALVGAMLENLNIQANTKKLKQSLNPLTKVKLSLKETELPTIQNWNIE; encoded by the coding sequence ATGATACCTGAAGGAAAAACCTTTGGATATGCCGATTTACGCATTGCCAAAGAGGAGTATCAAACTGCTGCCAAAGCTCTGGAACGTTTACAAGCCAAAGGCATAATCAGAAAAATATCGAAAGGCGTTTTTTACAAACCCGAGCAAACCGTTTTTGGAGAACTAAAACCCGATTACAGCGAACAACTTCGGCCTTATTTATTTGAAAACGGCAAACGTATCGCTTACGAAACAGGTTATTCGCTATACAACCAAATGGGATTAACTACCCAAATGGCTTTTCGAATTAAAATAGCCAGTCGCAGCAAACGAATTTCTATTAACAGAGGAGCATTAAAGGCAGATGCTGTGAAGAGTTATGCTGAAGTAACCGAAGCCAATTATGAACTATTGGGATTTTTAGATGCCATTAAGGATATTAAGCGAATACCCGATTGCCCGGTGAGTCAGGCTGTAAAAATATTGAGCAGTAAAATCAGCAAACTGAACGAAAAGCAGATTTCAGATTTGGTGAAGTATGCTTTGCTCTATCCCACACGGGTAAGGGCATTAGTAGGTGCAATGTTGGAAAATCTAAACATACAGGCAAATACCAAAAAGCTAAAACAAAGTCTGAACCCACTTACAAAAGTGAAGTTGAGTTTAAAAGAAACAGAGTTGCCTACCATTCAAAACTGGAATATAGAATGA
- a CDS encoding amidase translates to MVGYHPDFKIPNNPWGKDLWAGGSSSGSGVATAAGLCFGSLGTDTGGSIRFPSMANGIVGLKPSYGRVSRHGVLPLAESLDHVGPMTRCVTDAAIMLEAIAGEDPNDPTSLSEPVPDMLKDIDKGVTGLRIGFDREYALNGVDPGLASAIESAIEVLEGLGAEIVEVKVPDLTEVIKTWNLLCAAEAAKAHQANFPSRSEEYGAYFREFLEIGNQVNPSEIADIRQIRESFSTAFRAMLSEVDAMLSPAAGSPFAIPEGLQYKSLTHWNEVLSEILEASATKHPVFFTFPHNYAGTPALVVPCGFSDKGLPYTMQLSGGFLEEAMLCRIGHAYEKATDWNLQHPPV, encoded by the coding sequence ATGGTTGGATATCACCCTGATTTCAAGATACCGAATAACCCCTGGGGGAAAGATTTGTGGGCGGGTGGATCGTCCAGTGGGTCGGGTGTGGCCACTGCTGCCGGACTATGTTTCGGATCACTGGGCACTGACACCGGAGGATCCATACGTTTTCCATCAATGGCAAACGGTATCGTGGGCCTCAAACCCTCCTATGGCCGAGTCAGTCGGCATGGCGTGCTTCCTCTTGCAGAATCACTTGACCATGTAGGACCTATGACCAGGTGTGTCACAGATGCTGCCATCATGCTTGAGGCGATTGCCGGTGAGGATCCCAACGATCCTACCTCCCTAAGCGAACCGGTCCCGGATATGCTTAAAGATATTGACAAAGGTGTCACAGGTCTTCGGATAGGATTTGACCGCGAATATGCGCTGAATGGTGTGGACCCGGGATTAGCCAGTGCAATTGAGAGCGCCATAGAAGTATTGGAGGGCCTGGGAGCTGAAATTGTGGAGGTAAAGGTTCCGGACCTTACGGAAGTTATAAAGACCTGGAACCTACTTTGCGCAGCAGAGGCAGCCAAAGCCCATCAGGCAAATTTCCCTTCAAGGTCAGAGGAATATGGAGCATATTTTCGGGAGTTTCTAGAAATTGGTAATCAGGTGAATCCATCCGAGATTGCTGATATCCGGCAAATCCGGGAATCCTTCAGCACAGCCTTTCGGGCCATGCTTTCCGAAGTTGATGCCATGCTTTCCCCTGCCGCAGGCAGCCCCTTTGCTATTCCTGAAGGATTACAGTACAAATCCCTTACCCATTGGAATGAAGTGTTGTCCGAAATCCTCGAGGCTTCCGCTACGAAGCATCCTGTTTTCTTTACGTTTCCTCATAACTATGCGGGAACCCCGGCATTGGTCGTTCCCTGTGGATTCTCCGATAAGGGGCTTCCCTACACGATGCAGCTTTCCGGCGGTTTTTTGGAAGAAGCAATGTTGTGCCGGATTGGTCATGCCTATGAAAAAGCAACAGACTGGAACTTGCAGCATCCACCTGTTTGA